From Rhodamnia argentea isolate NSW1041297 chromosome 10, ASM2092103v1, whole genome shotgun sequence, a single genomic window includes:
- the LOC115752368 gene encoding cysteine-rich repeat secretory protein 38-like, with protein sequence MSSARFVLLSLCSALLLQAALSADPLFHFCSTPENFTASSPYESNLNKLTSFLYAKTPLLGFGLGSIGQYQDQVYGLSLCRGDASPSDCKACVADAGAEIRRRCPRNKGAIIWYDECMFKYLNTDFFSQIDNANKFYMWNLNNVSHPEAFNSKVRGLLTGLVEEAYTVPKLFATGKVGLEGKMNLYGLVQCTRDLSSTECKECLEGAIGELPSCCDGKEGGRVVGGSCNFRYEIYPFVNV encoded by the coding sequence ATGTCTTCGGCCCGCTTTGTCTTGCTCTCGCTTTGTTCCGCCCTCCTCCTCCAGGCCGCCCTCAGCGCTGACCCTCTCTTCCACTTCTGCTCCACCCCCGAGAACTTCACCGCGAGCAGCCCCTACGAATCGAACCTCAACAAGCTCACCAGCTTTCTCTATGCCAAGACGCCTTTGTTGGGCTTTGGCCTTGGCTCCATTGGCCAGTACCAAGACCAGGTCTACGGCCTCTCGCTGTGCCGAGGTGACGCATCACCCTCAGACTGCAAGGCCTGCGTGGCGGACGCTGGTGCCGAGATCCGCCGCCGCTGCCCTCGCAACAAGGGGGCGATAATCTGGTACGACGAGTGCATGTTCAAGTACCTCAATACCGACTTCTTCAGCCAGATCGACAATGCCAACAAGTTCTACATGTGGAACCTGAACAACGTGAGCCACCCTGAGGCGTTCAACAGCAAAGTAAGGGGGCTGCTGACCGGGCTGGTCGAGGAGGCCTACACGGTGCCGAAGCTGTTTGCAACCGGAAAGGTGGGACTGGAGGGTAAGATGAATCTGTACGGATTGGTGCAGTGTACGAGGGATCTGTCATCGACTGAGTGCAAGGAGTGTCTGGAGGGCGCGATTGGCGAGCTTCCAAGCTGTTGCGACGGGAAGGAAGGTGGGCGAGTGGTTGGCGGGAGCTGCAACTTTAGATATGAGATTTACCCTTTTGTCAATGTTTAA
- the LOC115752369 gene encoding cysteine-rich repeat secretory protein 38-like, whose protein sequence is MHLISSNNMSSARFVLLSLCSALLLQATHGADPLFHFCSTPENFTADSPYESNLNKLTGFLYAKTSSSGFGLGSIGQYQDQVYGLTLCRGDASPTDCKACMADAGAEIRRCCPRNKGAIIWYDKCMFKYLDADFFGQIDNANKFYMWNLNNVSDPKAFNSKVRGLLTGLFEEAYTVPKMFATGEVGLEGKTKLYGSVQCTRDLSSTECKECLEGAIGELPSCCDGKEGGRVIGGSCNFRYEIYPFVNV, encoded by the coding sequence ATGCATCTAATCTCAAGTAACAATATGTCTTCGGCCCGCTTTGTCTTGCTCTCGCTTTGTTCCGCCCTCCTCCTCCAGGCCACCCACGGCGCCGACCCTCTCTTCCACTTCTGCTCCACCCCCGAGAACTTCACTGCGGACAGCCCCTACGAATCGAACCTCAACAAGCTCACTGGCTTCCTCTATGCCAAGACGTCTTCCTCGGGCTTTGGCCTTGGCTCCATTGGCCAGTACCAAGACCAAGTCTACGGCCTCACATTGTGCCGAGGCGACGCATCGCCCACAGACTGCAAGGCCTGCATGGCGGACGCTGGCGCCGAGATCCGCCGCTGCTGCCCTCGCAACAAGGGTGCGATAATATGGTACGACAAGTGCATGTTCAAGTACCTCGATGCCGACTTCTTCGGCCAGATCGACAATGCCAACAAGTTCTACATGTGGAACCTGAACAACGTGAGCGACCCTAAGGCGTTCAACAGCAAAGTAAGGGGGCTGCTGACCGGGCTGTTCGAGGAGGCCTACACGGTGCCGAAGATGTTTGCGACCGGAGAGGTGGGACTGGAGGGTAAGACGAAGCTGTACGGATCGGTGCAATGTACGAGGGATCTGTCGTCGACTGAGTGCAAGGAGTGTCTGGAGGGCGCGATCGGCGAGCTTCCCAGCTGTTGCGACGGGAAGGAAGGTGGGCGAGTGATTGGCGGGAGCTGCAACTTTAGATACGAGATTTACCCTTTTGTCAATGTTTAA
- the LOC115752367 gene encoding cysteine-rich repeat secretory protein 38-like: MFPTKSIPLLLLSFFLLLSTSFGDDPLNDICFGKDNYTSGSPYKANLDSLLSALVSKVPPSGFATGSSGKWRNQAYGLALCRGDVSSSDCKSCVSDARPELLQRCPRQKGAIIWYDNCLLKYSDVSFFGKIDNSNKFNMVNVEDVDMDFMEFYMKIKELLNSLTGKAVAGPKKYAYGELELGEEKTLYGLVQCTRDLSGNDCKTCLGGAISDLRGCCYGRRGGRTIGGSCNVRYELYPFANV; this comes from the exons ATGTTTCCCACCAAATCgatccctctcctcctcctttctttcttccttcttctcagCACGAGCTTCGGTGACGATCCGCTTAATGATATCTGCTTCGGCAAAGATAACTACACTTCCGGCAGTCCTTACAAAGCCAACCTCGACAGCTTGCTCAGTGCCCTCGTTTCCAAGGTCCCTCCCAGCGGGTTTGCAACTGGCTCGAGCGGCAAGTGGAGGAATCAAGCGTACGGGCTAGCCCTTTGCCGAGGTGATGTATCGAGCTCTGACTGCAAAAGTTGCGTCTCCGATGCACGCCCAGAGCTTCTGCAGCGTTGCCCTAGGCAGAAGGGTGCTATTATTTG GTATGACAATTGTCTCCTCAAGTATTCCGACGTGAGCTTCTTTGGCAAGATCGACAACAGCAACAAGTTCAACATGGTCAACGTGGAGGACGTCGACATGGACTTCATGGAATTCTACATGAAGATCAAGGAGCTGCTGAACAGCTTGACGGGCAAAGCCGTGGCGGGTCCCAAAAAGTATGCGtacggcgagctcgagctcggagAGGAGAAGACCCTGTACGGCTTGGTTCAGTGCACCAGGGATCTGTCCGGAAATGACTGCAAGACTTGCCTCGGGGGCGCGATAAGTGACCTGCGGGGCTGTTGCTATGGCAGACGAGGGGGGCGAACCATTGGTGGGAGTTGCAACGTTAGATATGAGCTTTACCCTTTCGCCAATGTTTGA